From a single Cherax quadricarinatus isolate ZL_2023a chromosome 9, ASM3850222v1, whole genome shotgun sequence genomic region:
- the LOC138852451 gene encoding uncharacterized protein, which translates to MTGEWHERESWTSLKTLKKGESSPHTRHISCLLHHLYSGCLLHHLYSGCLLHHLYSGCLLHHLYSGCLLHHLYSGCLLHHLYSGCLLHHLYSGCLLHHLYSGCLLHHLYSGCLLHHLYSGCLLHHLYSGCLLHHLYSGCLLHHLYSGCLLHHLYSGCLLHHLYSGCLLHHLYSGCLLHHLYSGCLLHHLYSGCLLHHLYSGCLLHHLYSGCLLHHLYSGCLLHHLYSGCLLHHLYSGCLLHHLYSGCLLHHLYSGCLLHHLYSGCLLHHLYSGCLLHHLYSGCLLHHLYSGCLLHHLYSGCLLHHLYSGCLLHHLYSGCLLHHLYSGCLLHHLYSGCLLHHLYSGCLLHHLYSGCLLHHLYSGCLLHHLYSGCLLHHLYSGCLLHHLYSGCLLHHLYSGCLLHHLYSGCLLHHLYSGCLLHHLYSGCLLHHLYSGCLLHHLYSGCLLHHLYSGCLLHHLYSGCLLHHLYSGCLLHHLYSGYHLHHLYSGCHLHHLYSGCLPHHLYSGCLLHHLYSGCLLHHLYSGCLLHHLHPGCLLQYLCSGCLLQYLGCACSVMMQYAVLRGTAASAAVTPYHQQQQEQQQQQQQQQQQMGAKL; encoded by the exons ATGACGGGTGAGTGGCACGAGAGAGAGTCTTGGACAAGTCTTAAGACGCTGAAGAAGGGAGAGTCTTCGCCTCACACCCGACATATAAG CTGCCTTCTCCATCACTTGTACTCTGGCTGCCTTCTCCATCACTTGTACTCTGGCTGCCTTCTCCATCACTTGTACTCTGGCTGCCTTCTCCATCACTTGTACTCTGGCTGCCTTCTCCATCACTTGTACTCTGGCTGCCTTCTCCATCACTTGTACTCTGGCTGCCTTCTCCATCACTTGTACTCTGGCTGCCTTCTCCATCACTTGTACTCTGGCTGCCTTCTCCATCACTTGTACTCTGGCTGCCTTCTCCATCACTTGTACTCTGGCTGCCTTCTCCATCACTTGTACTCTGGCTGCCTTCTCCATCACTTGTACTCTGGCTGCCTTCTCCATCACTTGTACTCTGGCTGCCTTCTCCATCACTTGTACTCTGGCTGCCTTCTCCATCACTTGTACTCTGGCTGCCTTCTCCATCACTTGTACTCTGGCTGCCTTCTCCATCACTTGTACTCTGGCTGCCTTCTCCATCACTTGTACTCTGGCTGCCTTCTCCATCACTTGTACTCTGGCTGCCTTCTCCATCACTTGTACTCTGGCTGCCTTCTCCATCACTTGTACTCTGGCTGCCTTCTCCATCACTTGTACTCTGGCTGCCTTCTCCATCACTTGTACTCTGGCTGCCTTCTCCATCACTTGTACTCTGGCTGCCTTCTCCATCACTTGTACTCTGGCTGCCTTCTCCATCACTTGTACTCTGGCTGCCTTCTCCATCACTTGTACTCTGGCTGCCTTCTCCATCACTTGTACTCTGGCTGCCTTCTCCATCACTTGTACTCTGGCTGCCTTCTCCATCACTTGTACTCTGGCTGCCTTCTCCATCACTTGTACTCTGGCTGCCTTCTCCATCACTTGTACTCTGGCTGCCTTCTCCATCACTTGTACTCTGGCTGCCTTCTCCATCACTTGTACTCTGGCTGCCTTCTCCATCACTTGTACTCTGGCTGCCTTCTCCATCACTTGTACTCTGGCTGCCTTCTCCATCACTTGTACTCTGGCTGCCTTCTCCATCACTTGTACTCTGGCTGCCTTCTCCATCACTTGTACTCTGGCTGCCTTCTCCATCACTTGTACTCTGGCTGCCTTCTCCATCACTTGTACTCTGGCTGCCTTCTCCATCACTTGTACTCTGGCTGCCTTCTCCATCACTTGTACTCTGGCTGCCTTCTCCATCACTTGTACTCTGGCTGCCTTCTCCATCACTTGTACTCTGGCTGCCTTCTCCATCACTTGTACTCTGGCTGCCTTCTCCATCACTTGTACTCTGGCTGCCTTCTCCATCACTTGTACTCTGGCTGCCTTCTCCATCACTTGTACTCTGGCTGCCTTCTCCATCACTTGTACTCTGGCTACCATCTCCATCACTTGTACTCTGGCTGCCATCTCCATCACTTGTACTCTGGCTGTCTTCCCCATCACTTGTACTCTGGCTGCCTTCTCCATCACTTGTACTCTGGCTGCCTTCTCCATCACTTGTACTCTGGCTGCCTTCTCCACCACTTGCACCCTGGCTGCCTTCTCCAATACTTGTGCTCTGGCTGCCTTCTCCAATACTT